Proteins encoded in a region of the Quercus lobata isolate SW786 chromosome 8, ValleyOak3.0 Primary Assembly, whole genome shotgun sequence genome:
- the LOC115956711 gene encoding uncharacterized protein LOC115956711: MTAALNRFISRSADRCRPFFLLLHKWKGFEWTEECAVAFQQLKEYLSRLPIMSSPEVDEVLFAYLAVASHAVSFVLIREDSGVQRPVYYVSKSLHEAEVRYLSLEKAILAVVHATHKLPHYFQAHTVVVLTQLLLKSVLRSADYAGRIAKWGTILGAFDIKYMPRTSVKGQVLPNLVAEFTELPKEAEMKQCDMDEKSIGLISTQDALSWKVYMDGAANQRGAGVGLVLVSPEKIIIEKSLRLGFSVTNNEAEYKALLVGMNMVQKMGGKAVGVFLDSRLIVGQVKGELEARDVRMQEYLSQVRRVQTKFESFDLIHIPRGENTHADSLATLATSSVRNLPRVIIVEDLCTPTPMRKDVLQVHQVNLAPSWMDPILKFLESDTLPEEKMEAEKIWRKAPRFWLSEDKKLYKRSFSGLCLLCIHLEMS; the protein is encoded by the coding sequence ATGACTGCCGCCTTGAATCGATTTATCTCCCGGTCAGCTGATAGGTGCagaccctttttccttttactacataaatggaaaggatttgagtggaccGAGGAATGTGCTGTAGCATTTCAGCAGTTGAAAGAGTACCTATCTCGGCTgcctatcatgtccagtcctgaggTGGACGAGGTCCTGTTCGCTTACCTGGCAGTTGCCTCTCATGCAGTTAGTTTTGTCTTAATACGAGAGGACAGTGGCGTTCAAAGACCAGTTTACTACGTAAGTAAGTCACTTCATGAAGCCGAAGTGCGATACTTATCGCTAGAAAAGGCCATCTTGGCAGTGGTCCATGCAACACATAAACTCCCACATTATTTCCAGGCACACACCGTAGTAGTTCTAACTCAGCTACTGCTCAAATCCGTACTTAGAAGTGCAGATTATGCGGGAAGGATTGCTAAGTGGGGCACGATCCTAGGGGCTTTcgacatcaagtacatgcctcgcacctccGTGAAAGGCCAGGTCCTTCCCAATTTAGTAGCCGAGTTCACTGAACTCCCAAAAGAAGCTGAAATGAAGCAATGTGACATGGATGAAAAGTCGATTGGCTTGATCTCCACACAAGACGCCTTATCCTGGAAAGTATATATGGACGGAGcggcaaaccaacggggagcaggagtggggctagttctggtATCCCCCGAAAAGATCATCATTGAGAAGTCCTTGAGGCTAGGATTCTCAGTtacgaacaatgaagcagaatatAAAGCTTTGCTGGTGGGAATGAAtatggtccagaaaatgggtggaaaggcagtgggAGTATTCTTGGATTCAAGATTGATAGTCGGCCAAGTGAAAGGGGAACTGGAAGCTCGAGATGTAAGAATGCAGGAATATTTGAGTCAAGTTAGACGTGTACAAAcgaaatttgaatcttttgactTGATACATATTCCtagaggtgaaaatacccatgcAGATTCCTTggcaacccttgccacctcctcagtacgGAATTTGCCCCGGGTGATAATCGTTGAGGATTTGTGCACCCCCACCCCAATGAGGAAGGACGTGCTCCAGGTTCATCAAGTCAACCTAGCgccgagctggatggatcccatactGAAGTTCCTCGAAAGCGACACATTGCCTGAGGAGAAAATGGAAGCCGAGAAAATATGGAGGAAAGCCCCTCGGTTTTGGTTATCCGAGGACAAAAAGTTGTATAAACGCTCTTTTTCTGGGCTATGTCTGCTTTGTATACATCTCGAGATGTCATAG